Genomic DNA from Niabella ginsenosidivorans:
GTGCACAAGCTACTTTTGCCGGTAAGGTCAATGATGCTGTCCGGTCCATACTGGCGCCGGGCGCAGCTTATAACAGTTCTCCTGATGGCCGTATGTATTTTAAGGCAACAGCCAATGCCGGCCAGGCGGTAGCAACAGTGGTGGCGTTTGATAAAGTACCTTAACAGGAAAAACACTCTGAGCTTATATTGTTACGGCTGCACTGCCTTTATTGTTACCGGAAACGGATGAACGGGCCTGTACTAAGGAAGGTACGTTTAAATCCAGATTCTTTCCAGAATTTAATAGCACTTTTACAGCTTATTTTAAATTCGGGGTATGAAAGTGTTAATCATCGAAGATGAAACGGAACTGCAGGGGGTTATTCAGCATTCCCTGGCTGAAGAAGGCTATTTAATGGAAACGGCCGGTAATTTTGACCAGGCGCTTGATAAGATCATCTCCTATGAATATGATTGCATCCTGTTACATTATGCTGCCGGGAGGCAATGGTCTGGAATTGCTTTCTGAAATTAAAAAGAACAAAAAGAAAGAAGCAGTCATTATTATTTCGGCAAAAGATGCTGTAGATGATAAGG
This window encodes:
- a CDS encoding response regulator transcription factor, with amino-acid sequence MKVLIIEDETELQGVIQHSLAEEGYLMETAGNFDQALDKIISYEYDCILLHYAAGRQWSGIAF
- a CDS encoding response regulator; its protein translation is MNMIASCYIMLPGGNGLELLSEIKKNKKKEAVIIISAKDAVDDKVNGLEKGADDYLAKPFHLAELNARVKSAI